Proteins found in one Desulfovibrio gilichinskyi genomic segment:
- a CDS encoding glutamate-5-semialdehyde dehydrogenase produces the protein MNFAESMKDVARKAKSASRKISCADGSTRNGVILKLASLLKQEQEYIFAENRKDLEAAKANGLDAARMQRLEISPAVLNYMIQGCNEVAAQTDPVGEIERMERRPSGVTVGKMRIPLGVIMMIFESRPNVTVDAAVLCLKAGNSVILRGGSEAIHSNLALASLIHKALESNNLPADAVQVVSVTDREAVSELLKLDQYIDVVIPRGGEGLIRAVVQQATMPVLKHYKGVCHIFVDKFADIAKSVDIIKNAKTQKPGVCNALEGVLVHEDIAEDFLPAMATILGACGVQFRACPRSMGLLGKTAIAATIDDYGYEFLDLILTVKVVSSQDEAQDYIARYGSNHTEVILTKDHDRAMRFVREVDASMVGVNCSTRFNDGGQLGLGAEIGISTSKLHSYGPMGAKELTSTKFISLGEWNVRL, from the coding sequence ATGAATTTTGCAGAATCGATGAAAGACGTAGCTCGTAAGGCTAAATCCGCATCACGGAAAATTTCGTGTGCAGACGGTTCAACTCGGAATGGCGTTATTTTAAAATTGGCATCACTGCTTAAGCAGGAGCAGGAATATATCTTTGCTGAAAATCGTAAAGACCTTGAAGCTGCTAAAGCAAACGGACTTGATGCCGCGCGCATGCAGCGTCTTGAAATTTCTCCTGCTGTTTTAAATTACATGATTCAGGGATGTAATGAGGTTGCCGCGCAAACTGATCCGGTTGGCGAAATTGAAAGAATGGAAAGACGTCCCAGCGGTGTAACTGTCGGTAAAATGCGCATTCCTCTCGGTGTTATTATGATGATTTTCGAATCTCGTCCGAATGTAACGGTCGATGCTGCCGTGCTTTGTTTGAAAGCCGGTAATTCCGTTATATTGAGAGGCGGATCTGAAGCTATTCACTCAAATTTAGCACTGGCTTCACTTATTCATAAGGCTCTTGAAAGTAATAATTTGCCTGCTGATGCAGTTCAGGTGGTTTCGGTAACTGACCGGGAAGCAGTCAGCGAACTGCTTAAACTTGATCAATATATCGACGTAGTTATTCCTCGCGGCGGAGAAGGGTTGATCCGTGCTGTCGTTCAGCAGGCCACCATGCCTGTTCTCAAACATTACAAAGGTGTTTGCCATATTTTTGTCGATAAATTCGCGGACATTGCAAAATCAGTCGATATCATTAAAAATGCTAAAACTCAGAAGCCCGGTGTTTGTAATGCTCTTGAAGGCGTTCTGGTTCATGAAGATATCGCTGAGGATTTTCTACCTGCAATGGCTACAATTCTTGGTGCATGCGGTGTCCAGTTCAGAGCATGTCCTCGGTCCATGGGGTTGCTTGGTAAAACTGCCATAGCCGCAACTATTGATGACTACGGGTATGAATTTCTTGATTTGATCCTGACTGTTAAAGTTGTTTCAAGTCAGGATGAGGCTCAGGATTATATTGCCAGATACGGTTCAAATCATACTGAAGTTATCCTGACAAAAGATCATGATCGCGCTATGCGTTTTGTGCGGGAAGTAGATGCCTCAATGGTCGGAGTCAATTGCTCTACCAGGTTTAATGACGGCGGACAGCTCGGACTGGGGGCAGAAATAGGAATTTCTACTTCAAAGCTTCATTCTTATGGCCCTATGGGAGCCAAAGAGCTGACCAGTACAAAATTTATTTCGCTCGGAGAATGGAACGTCCGTTTATAG